aaatactatATTGGTAGAATTGATAGCACAAGACTAGATTTCAGACATTATGGTTTACTATTATTTTAGTGAGTTCAATCTTATGTCACGAAAAGATTTTTTCTCACAAACTCACTAGTTGGTATAATTTTCTAACTCAGTGATAGCAATTGTAATATCTACCTaaatctattaaataatttgtaaaatatCTGTTCACATGAGTTAAAATAGTTATGGAAAGTTACTTTCAGAtccctaaatttttaaaaaattcattacttttatttttattttaaaatcatttaattaaaatattttttattttataaaattaaactctttaatttttctgtcaaaaaataattaatccatttattataattttatcaacaTAATTAAATagatgaatatttaaaattttaaaaattaaataatacatatgattaaaattataaaaattaaacattatAAATCATTCAagacaattaataattttttaataaaaagattaaaaaattaaattttacaaaatataaaaacattaatCAAGTAATATATAGTGTAATTTTGACGTTAACTCaaggatttatttatttaataattaatttaaattatttaataattttaaacaaattattaTATACTTTGCAAAATTCCTGATATGGAAATTAATCCCACCGCCATGGGTGTGACGGCCATGACCAAGACCTTGCCATTGTTTCTTTGTCTGTATTGGATTTAGGAGCTTTTATACACGTATGATCAACTTGATGACTACGAAGACAAATCCTTGCCACCGTTCCGTTTTTATTTTGGATCAGAAATAAGTCCATTTAAAACTTTCGTAATTTTGTTTGAATGCCAAACAAttcaacttatttttttatcattaaattttgtattggcagaaaataatttatctttaaaatatttttaataaaataacatattttttattatttaattttaatataaaagtaaaatatattaataaatttatatataaccatttaataaaattttcataaaatataaaaaataatttcctaataaaaaattattttttaaaatattttttttatagattaaatttaaataaagaatgtgaaaaattatttttttaaaaaatatttttcataaaacaatAAAAGCTATAAAGAAAGAGAatcacaaaatttaaaaatgaaaatccatGTATTTCATTTTCAGAAATGTGAAAATAAATCACAAAATTTGAGAATGAAAATTTTTGTGTTTCATTGTGAGGAATGTAAAAATATACACACCAGATTCACTCTTATTTAggaaaatcttaaaaatataaaatttcctATATGATACAAACTAAACTTCTTATGTTGTATAAACTAAACTTTTTATACACACAAgacaaagaaaaaaagaaaagatattcaCATAGAACAAGTCGGTAGAACGTCAAGATGGCAGACAGGTTGGTAGGACCCAAGATGGCAAACAGGTCAATATAGGTCGATAGGTCGTCAAGACTTCTGGTCAACAGGTCGGATCATCAGGACGCCTAGTTGACATGTTCCAATACCCCCCTCAAGATGGAGCATGAAGGTTCCGAATGCCCAACTTGCTAAGGAGAAAATGAAATTGATTTTTGCCTGAGGCCTTGGTGAAAATATTAGTTAGTTGCACCGAATTGCGGACGTAGAGAGTGCGAATGTTGCACAATAGATTTCATTGCGAATAAAGTGGCAGTCCACTTCAATGTGACACACCAAGAGAGATCAGTAGGCCTTTCAGTAGGTGAGTAATCTGTAACAAAAAAACCCAAGAACTTATCAATAAAACCCGAGAAAGGAAAGTAATCTGCAAcaaaaaaacacataaacaaggcCTGAGCTTCTTTCAGCAACTCTTGAAATCTACTCCTTCCAACCCCATCTTCCTCGTACCTCTTCCCGAAAGCAACCCTACAAATTATAGTACTTGTAAGCGACATCATGGCTTCAGACAAGTTTACAGGTTTCGAGGCAACGGCTGATTTGGAGATCTTTTCAAGCATATGGGAAAGTTCAAATTCTCTAATGGGACGGAAACTTTGCACTCTATTAGAGTTGAAGAGATAAACCATACAAATTTTTCTTATCTCTCTCCAATAAGCATTATAAGGTGAAAAAGCCAAGTCTAAACCATTGTACGACAACCTTTGCTGGCCAACTAAAGCAGGCCTGCTACAGAATATAAGATCATGGGTTTTCATGACTGCTTCAGCCATTTTGGCAGAGGAAACTACGAGGATTGGGACAAAACCTAGACGCAACGACATTACAGGACCATGTTTTTGAGAAAGTTGCCATAAGTAGGAATGAGGGTTTAAGCTATCAAATTGATGCAAGTTGCCTATGAATGGAAGACCCTTTGGACCAGGTGGCAAATGAAGATTTCTTTTGGTTTTGAGTTTTcggagaagaaatgaaagaaggAATGGAAGAGCTAACAGGAGAAGTACAAGCAAAACCATTTTGTGTTTCAACTCTGAATATGAGATATTATAAAAAGGAGACCACTGGTTACATATATATACAGATCTTTTCCTTTGTTGGAGCAGCTGACGAAACTCCTTTAATCCAAAGATAAATGATTTCTTAGTTATTTTTACTTACACGGAGCACAAACAGATTAAATCACGACAATGCGTACGAAAGTTCCAACAATTTGACGACTATGACCATTACAGCCCAGCTACAACTAGTTGCCAATTGATAGTTCTTTTGgaggaaagaagaaaaagagattgaTTAAGACTTCAATTGGTCTActgattttattaatatactgatatttatacattaaaatataattgaaaaatgagattataaataattttaaattttaaacttaaaatcttaataaagtaatttaaaactaacttattgaatTTAGCCtaacaattataattttaaatttgcaGACTAAGTCAATTCTTCTAACACTCCTTCTTGACTTAGAAAATGACTTCCTGACTTAGAAAATGCCGTTTGAATATTATGAACTGTTGCATTTGAGAATTGGCCTTCACCGAGTCTTTAATGTGATTGTGAACTTGAATATAATAGTGAACATGATTAAattgagaaaattttttttctcgcATTGAATGTGAATGGAGAAATTCCTGACGATGAATTTTCTTATTCTGGCATTGCTTGTAAATGGAGAATTCTCTTTTTTTGGCATTGATTGTGAATGAAAAATTAGCTTATTGATGTGTTCTAGAAATACGAGCTTAGTCTAATCTTGCTTTTGTTTGAGATGAACTATCAACTTAGATAAATTTTCCAAGAAGACCTTGAAGAAATGATTAGACCAAACTGAGAAAGGGATACCTTGCAACCTGAGCCATATAAGTCTATCAGTGGGGGGGTATGAGTATGAACAGGTTCATTGATTAAGTCAATTTATGCTTTCATTCAAAAAATCTTTCATGTAATCCTCTTACTCAAAAGTTAAGAGCACCTTATCTCCACCCATTAGAGTGATATTAATGTTGAGGAGACCCTCAGCAATGAAGTAATCTTACCAGTGACTAAGAAACGTGTGGGTTGTCTAGGTTGTTCAGGATATAAATTGACAGCCTCCCTCCCAAGGTCTGGTAGTTCCTTTTGTAAATTCTCTGtgggaaaatttaaaattgtatataataacagattaaaaactactaaataacttaaattaattattttgaaaaaaaaaaataaattcaaaagttatttggattgATTAATTCCACAATTGTAGAAAAAGTGTTGATTTTGGCCCATTGAGGTTCGTTGCTTTCTTTCGAGGCTGCTTTTAGAATCTTTCATTGTGTACGTTGTGATTTTGGGTGAAGGTTGCCCACTGCTTTCTGCTGCTATGCTTCAGAAATTGATAACGGGTAAAACGTGAGAAAGAAGCTCTGAGTTTGAAAGAACCAATCCACAAGTTATTGGAAACATATATGAGGCTGTCTACTTGGTCTCTAGAAGAAATTTTGATGAACCCAAAACGTCGACCGCTCCGGTTTAGTTTATCCGGAATATAAACTTTATAGATGTttgaaaactttaaaaaaagtaTCCCAAAAAGTTTTAGCATTCTAGTTCTGAGTCCCGGAGGAAGTTCTCAAAATAGATAGAAGCTTGGGTATGATTTTGCATAGTCTTAGAAGGATTGCTGGTGAAGTTGCTGATTTTGCATAGTCTTGGAAGGATTGCTGGTAAAGTTGCTGGACTGCCTTCTAGCCAATGCTGCTTCTTCTCCTGATATTGTTTGTAAATGGTAAATTCTCTTCTCCTGTTATTTGGGTTTGTTATGGCGTGAGTTTATTGTGTTTTTGGATACCAATTGTTACTTCTTTTTTTTAGAGTTGAGGAGAAAAGATATTAATTGAGACTCCAATTGGTCTACTGATTTTATTGATGTGATTGTATTTATACATTAAAATGTACACGAAAgaaatcaaaattttgatagaaagagatttcatcaaaatttttttCGAGGAATGGGCCAATCATTTCTCAAgaacaataataattttaaattttaaatttaaaatcttaacaAAACAATTTGACAACTAACTTATTGGATTTAgcctaataattataattttaaacttgCACACTAAGTCAATTCTTCTAATAATAacacaatttttaattttaaaatattataatttattattatttcagaCGGCTCACTTTATTTCGTAAActttttcttataaatttattagttggatATAATTTTTTGAGTTGGTGTGTCTTTAAAACCATTTGTATCCAGAtaacaaaattataataaataagctgtgaatcattttatatttagtttaaaatagTTAATTCAAATGTACTCTCATATACTCTGATAAATTTCTGATGTAGAAATTAGTCCCACTACCAATAGGCGTGAACCATGACCAAGACGTTGCCATTGTTACTTTCTCTGTTTTGAATTCATGTCATATATGAGCTTTTATACACGTATGATCGTTGATGACTACAAAGACTAAGCCCTCACCATTGTTTTGTCTCTGTTTTGGATTCATGTCATATGTAAGCTTTTATACATGTAACGTTGATGACTACGTAGATCgagcctgtaatacccggctaagctcCAACGTCAGAATTCTAACCTTCCGATGGAATCCCAGATGAAAttcccgttggaatccggaattcccAAAACTGGAatcctcttagaagggtaaaatatagtttttataaaaatgaattttgaaaattttaaggttttaagaaagaaagaaaagagttttgaagaaaatagttttggaagaaaaacccaggttcggccgccgaaccttaagttcggctgccgaaggtggtgccgcCGCGGGATTTCCCCTTTCGGCCCCTGAAGGTGGTTtcgtccagccacctataagaggccttcagcccgaagatgagggagttttctctccattttcgggcataggtgagtccttgccctttcTTTGgtgattttgttgtttttccttcaaatcccttaaagaaattcatgagttttgttttgtttttgaagatttaagcttgaATCCGAGTTTTAAACCTTAAAGACTTCTAGAGATCGTTTttctctcatctccaagtttgggttgctgcaatccttagatctccaagaggtaagcctagatctttgtttttcttatgtttttaatcaagttttaagaagggttaaagggttaaaaatgcatgaaatggttagataTAGAGTTTTAGGGTTTGTGTTAGCTTTGAGGATGAATGTTTACTcttatgtgtttttgttgttgcttgttgAGAAATAGACTAGTTTCTatgtcccttatgcatgtttgagtgagtacatgcatgcttttgaggagttgggtgtgaggattggagagttgggtggctgtatgcatagggcagaatcgggttctacctTACTGAAgcacccaggtttggccgccgaagcaaggttcggccgccaaacctgcttgtggaggtagccttttggccgcctaacctgcccccgaaagtatggactttcggatctgtggaggggtttaggctgccaaacctgcccccgaaggttgctgactttcggatctgtgaggagtttcggctgccgaacctgctcctgaaagtccctgactttcggatctgtggaggaccttcggcagccgaacctgctgcagaaagtcccctgcccagccttcctttgcttgttttatgtgcatgt
The sequence above is a segment of the Manihot esculenta cultivar AM560-2 chromosome 5, M.esculenta_v8, whole genome shotgun sequence genome. Coding sequences within it:
- the LOC110615400 gene encoding cytochrome P450 83B1, whose product is MVLLVLLLLALPFLLSFLLRKLKTKRNLHLPPGPKGLPFIGNLHQFDSLNPHSYLWQLSQKHGPVMSLRLGFVPILVVSSAKMAEAVMKTHDLIFCSRPALVGQQRLSYNGLDLAFSPYNAYWREIRKICMVYLFNSNRVQSFRPIREFELSHMLEKISKSAVASKPVNLSEAMMSLTSTIICRVAFGKRYEEDGVGRSRFQELLKEAQALFMCFFVADYFPFSGFIDKFLGFFVTDYSPTERPTDLSWCVTLKWTATLFAMKSIVQHSHSLRPQFGATN